A genomic window from Candidatus Obscuribacter sp. includes:
- a CDS encoding tetratricopeptide repeat protein, producing the protein MQRSGANLRLTLAILSLCSSLPVMAQNQPGTPQSASVNNTLRQLVGQSPGHAISYYNLALEAYQKGALESAIIFFRRATDLDPNLSDAQYNLGVLYQSQKRAKEAIPRFEEVLRVKPTDADAHYQLGLALMDMGRAADAKTHFAAIAPNSQHFADAQKRTQMCDAQLAGATIAIPTYSPTVQPQAQQQPPQQPVRAGYNPLPPVDLSNNPPGSNPGYQAGYGAQSQPAVQPYQQPSSYSNQTAYKASPEYATAGQPKQIASAAIPKSQGNLPTAVLANSSVRVIATGFSAPSGLTFDRMGNLYVANFNSNTVDRISADGTRTQFASGANLKGPIGLACDESGNIYVANYNGGTVARITPAGISTIIGTNFKQPYYLTVDKGGNLFVTQQEDNSIVRITLPRSVVSKN; encoded by the coding sequence ATGCAAAGATCCGGCGCGAATTTAAGGTTGACTCTGGCTATTTTGAGCCTTTGCTCCAGCCTGCCCGTTATGGCTCAAAACCAGCCAGGCACGCCGCAGAGCGCCAGTGTTAACAACACCTTAAGACAGCTCGTCGGTCAATCACCGGGTCATGCCATTAGCTACTACAACCTGGCTCTGGAAGCCTATCAGAAGGGTGCCCTTGAGTCGGCCATCATCTTCTTTAGAAGAGCCACCGATCTTGATCCAAATCTATCAGACGCTCAATATAACTTAGGGGTACTTTACCAGAGCCAGAAGCGCGCCAAAGAGGCAATTCCGCGCTTTGAAGAAGTACTGAGAGTCAAACCTACCGATGCCGATGCTCATTATCAGCTTGGTCTGGCCTTGATGGATATGGGTAGGGCTGCTGACGCTAAGACCCATTTTGCTGCAATTGCCCCTAATTCGCAGCACTTTGCCGACGCTCAAAAGCGCACCCAGATGTGCGATGCCCAGCTTGCTGGCGCCACTATAGCGATTCCCACATATTCACCCACAGTCCAGCCTCAGGCTCAACAGCAACCGCCTCAGCAGCCTGTGCGTGCTGGTTACAACCCATTGCCGCCGGTGGATTTGTCTAACAACCCTCCTGGATCAAACCCGGGCTATCAGGCAGGCTATGGCGCTCAGTCCCAGCCGGCTGTCCAGCCTTATCAGCAGCCCTCCAGTTATTCCAATCAAACAGCCTACAAAGCCTCTCCTGAGTACGCCACAGCGGGACAGCCCAAGCAAATAGCCAGTGCCGCTATACCCAAGAGTCAAGGCAATTTGCCTACAGCTGTGCTTGCTAATTCTTCAGTAAGAGTCATTGCTACAGGTTTTAGCGCTCCATCCGGTCTCACTTTTGACCGTATGGGCAATCTTTATGTGGCCAACTTCAACAGCAACACAGTAGATCGCATCTCCGCCGATGGCACGCGCACACAGTTTGCTTCTGGCGCCAATCTCAAAGGACCCATTGGTCTGGCTTGCGATGAGTCTGGCAATATCTATGTCGCCAACTACAATGGCGGTACTGTGGCTCGCATCACTCCCGCTGGTATCTCCACCATCATCGGTACCAACTTCAAGCAGCCCTACTACCTTACTGTCGACAAAGGTGGCAATTTGTTTGTCACTCAGCAAGAAGACAACTCAATTGTGCGTATAACTCTGCCTCGCTCTGTGGTATCGAAAAATTAG
- a CDS encoding 1-acyl-sn-glycerol-3-phosphate acyltransferase: MTPEKSEPVQVQGDKAVVKTEPAKPARVYPAPDPAYFDERRIWAQEFAGQLVFGTYHRLFTRLKIEGRENLPPEDTAMVIVGNHKSFYDPPLFQTSTNRKMVYFAKQELWHNWLLGRILTWLGAVPINRDKPEKSRIKFLIHMMKQGWSLGMFIEGTRCRLKKKLGRPNVGPAYFARLTKAPILPIGFVNTDQRFGPVIVRIGKLIQPKDDVVATTWEIMDALSELTGYEIAERKLANEKD; encoded by the coding sequence GTGACACCTGAAAAATCTGAGCCAGTGCAGGTGCAAGGCGACAAAGCTGTCGTTAAAACTGAGCCTGCTAAACCAGCCCGTGTTTATCCGGCGCCTGATCCGGCTTATTTTGATGAGCGCCGTATTTGGGCTCAAGAATTTGCCGGGCAATTGGTATTTGGTACTTATCACAGACTATTTACTAGACTAAAGATCGAAGGTCGTGAAAACTTACCGCCCGAAGACACCGCTATGGTCATCGTTGGCAACCATAAATCGTTTTATGACCCGCCGCTATTTCAGACCTCGACTAATCGCAAAATGGTTTATTTTGCCAAACAAGAACTATGGCATAACTGGCTATTGGGGCGCATTTTGACCTGGCTGGGCGCAGTGCCAATCAACCGCGATAAACCCGAAAAGTCGCGTATCAAGTTTTTGATCCACATGATGAAACAAGGCTGGTCTCTCGGCATGTTTATCGAAGGCACACGTTGTCGCCTCAAGAAGAAACTGGGCAGACCAAATGTTGGACCGGCTTATTTTGCTCGTTTGACTAAAGCGCCGATTTTGCCGATTGGCTTTGTCAATACCGATCAGCGTTTTGGACCGGTAATTGTGCGCATAGGCAAGCTTATCCAGCCCAAAGATGATGTCGTTGCCACCACCTGGGAAATCATGGACGCGCTCTCTGAACTGACGGGCTATGAAATTGCCGAGCGCAAACTGGCTAACGAAAAAGACTGA